The genomic DNA CTTGTCTGCCAAAGAGAGAATGTCGACCTTCTGCTATAACCTCTCCCGTCCTCTGGTTTCTCACTACAACAAGTGTTCCTTTATAACCTCCTCTCTCGCCTAACAATCTCGACGTTATCTCCAACTCCTCCTGATAAATATATTTCCATTTCAGAATCTGACTATTGAATAAATCACACAACAAGCGGTCCAAATGAAAGactgaaaaaagaagaagaagacgagcaGACAGACAGACATACACCGAGCTTAGCTTTAGAAAGGAATGCAATAGACATGTCCACAGAAACACACAAAGGTAAGCTTACGACTTGTACAAGCGCTCCACCAACTTCATCCACAAGATTTGCAATCGCACCATTAGCTAGATTCCCGTCTCGACCCTGCCattatcaaaacttaaaaagtgATCAATACCACCGTTCCgttttaaaggaaaaaacaacGAGTCCAATCTATACTATTTTTACAATATCTTCATGATTCTGCTCAAAGAACCAcgttaaaaaggtaaaaaaccaaaaatcacgtctcaaatagaaacaacaaaaacaagtccggcctacaatatatatatcttcttcttcctgattcTGCTCACAAGACTACAAGAACCACTTCAAAGCAAAAATATAACACTGGTGGCTCAGTGGATCATCATACAGAGTATAAACCCAATTGTCATCTTAAAACCTCAAATTATCCATTTCCTAAAAATGTCTTCATGATTCTGTTCAAAGAAGTTagtaataaaccaaaaaaataacgTCTCAAATCCACTGAGCTACAACTACAATATATGAATACTAAAGGAGGAGATCTTCTTCTGTCTTGATTCTCTAATCACAAAATGGCTCAGTGGAGAAACAATTCAAATTCGGATCATCActcactactactactattaatCAATTTCTCATCCTATAACCTCAAATTATCCATTTCCCATCGCAAAGTCAAGGattgagacagagagagacGAACCGTCAAACGAAGAGGGACCTTGAAAGAGCAGGAAATGAAACCCGGGTCGACCCGGTTGACTCGGATTCCTCTGAGACTAAAAACCTCGTAGAAGCTTTTTCCTTTCCGTGAAAACTCTTCTTCCAGCAGCCGCTGTGCCTCACCGCCGTCTTCTTCTACCTCCTCATCGCTCAGTTGCAAATACTCGAGAATTTTTTCCATCGTCGTCAATTCTAATCTCTTcccacttattttttttatttttttattttccttttgtagCATAAATAACcggaaaaaccaaaataattcaAGTTACTTTTGTTTGGGCCTTTTGAATATCGAGCTAATTTGAATATCGCTTATACGAACGACATAGTAGGCCTCATTTTACAATCGTCTACACGACGTCGTTAGTTTTTTCGTTCCTTTTATAATACCACAGGTCTACAAGTAACAAACGTAACCGCTTCTTTCAAAGTCTACTTGGTCACACTTTCAGTTAAACATCTCATAACTAACTCAAAGACTACTTTGGTCACACTCACACGGCGGCGATGTCTTTGATCTCCGGAACTTCCAACGACGGCTCTAGTGGCGGAGATCCAACAAAGAacccacaagaagaagaagaagaagcgaatcAAGACAAAGAAccgaaagaagaagacgatcaaGAAGTAGATCAGAATCTTGCTCCGCTTCGTCGACACATCCCAGTGATACTCATCGAAAGTACCGTCGCACTCGTCAGGAGATGTCATTACCCGAGGCTATCTCTACTCTCCAGAGCCTTCCGTGACGTAATCTCTTCGGATCAACTCCTCGTAACGCGCTCGCTCCTCGGCTTGACTGAACCGGTTCTTTATACCTTGATCTCGCTCCCATCTTTTGCACCCCCAAGCTGGTACGTTCTCCATCGAAGCAACATGTCTTTACGATTGAGCAGAATCAGTTCGCTTCCTCCAATGTTTCTTGGATGCACTGCCGTCACAATCGGACACAAGATTTACGTCATGGGTGGACGCAACGGCTTAAACCAACGCGTAAAGGCTGTGATTGTCATCGACTGTAGATTCCATACGTGTAAACGTATCCAGAATATGAAAAGGGATCGTTGCTACGCAGCCTCCGGAGTCATTGACGGAAAGATTTACGTGGTGGGAGGTCGCAAGAGACGATATAATGATTGGGTTGAAGTGTTCGACGTAGAGAAGGGGATTTGGAAAACTGTGCCTGGTTCATTCTCTTCCGTTGCTAGTTCTAGCGGAGTGTTTCCTATACATGTGGTTTTGGATAATAAGATCTACATTTTGGATCATCACTATTGTTTGGCTTACGATCCAAGACTACGTAGATTGAGTAGTTGGGCAATTGGAAGTCCACAGAGGCATTTTTGGCACGCTTCCTCTTGTGTGGTTGACGATTTGTTGTATGCTATTATTAATATTCCTGATGTGGCGGCTGTTGGATCTTCGATTTTCGTGTATGATCCAAAGGATATGGTTTGGAGACCTGTCAAGGGTTTAGATGATTTGCCTAGTCTCGGTTATCTTGTGTC from Camelina sativa cultivar DH55 chromosome 7, Cs, whole genome shotgun sequence includes the following:
- the LOC104700514 gene encoding acyl-coenzyme A thioesterase 13-like; the encoded protein is MEKILEYLQLSDEEVEEDGGEAQRLLEEEFSRKGKSFYEVFSLRGIRVNRVDPGFISCSFKVPLRLTGRDGNLANGAIANLVDEVGGALVQVVSLPLCVSVDMSIAFLSKAKLGEELEITSRLLGERGGYKGTLVVVRNQRTGEVIAEGRHSLFGRQASKL
- the LOC104704367 gene encoding putative F-box/kelch-repeat protein At2g29800 translates to MSLISGTSNDGSSGGDPTKNPQEEEEEANQDKEPKEEDDQEVDQNLAPLRRHIPVILIESTVALVRRCHYPRLSLLSRAFRDVISSDQLLVTRSLLGLTEPVLYTLISLPSFAPPSWYVLHRSNMSLRLSRISSLPPMFLGCTAVTIGHKIYVMGGRNGLNQRVKAVIVIDCRFHTCKRIQNMKRDRCYAASGVIDGKIYVVGGRKRRYNDWVEVFDVEKGIWKTVPGSFSSVASSSGVFPIHVVLDNKIYILDHHYCLAYDPRLRRLSSWAIGSPQRHFWHASSCVVDDLLYAIINIPDVAAVGSSIFVYDPKDMVWRPVKGLDDLPSLGYLVSRMASFGGKLVILGWCDHDSEKNVLCVEVALEKRQDGAIWGKVESTSPVESLISHVHSSVETPFFVISRTVTF